A segment of the Lolium perenne isolate Kyuss_39 chromosome 3, Kyuss_2.0, whole genome shotgun sequence genome:
AGTTCTTACCTAGAAAATAGATTGGCATGTTGAGAAACAGAATTCACATCTTCCATAATCAGCAAAAGTAGCCCCGGCAATTTGAGGATCCACAGAGGCAGCTCTTGGCTCTAGGAGAACCTATACCACTAGAATCAGCTCCAATCTCACCGTAGTCATAGGTCAGCTCTGTCATGGGAGGGATATGCTTGAGCGCAAAGAACATGATGTGTGGGTGACCATCATCTCCATGGTCAAATTGAACTGGCTGCCAGAAGGCGTTAGGGGCACAGCTATGGTTCATGAAACGTGAGATGTTCCCCATCTTCTTTGCACTTATCTTAATTGGCAGTGGCTCGAAAGTATCAGGTGAAACATTTGCGCTTTGCTCCCCTATCAATTCAGGCCCATAATTCCATTTCAATGTCTTCCGACCAGGGCACACAGTCTGAAAAAGGTAATCATCTTTGCTGTCATCCAGACTGAATTTCTCATCATCAATAACCTCACCAACATACTCGCAAATGAATGAGCCAGCCCGTATAGGATCCCATGAACGAAGACCCCAGCCTCGATTCTCTGTCCTGAAGACCTCAAAGTGAATCTTAGCCCCCTTCTGGGTCACCCTGTTACGGCAGTTAACTGAACACAGGCAAGATTCACCACATTCATATATCATAGGTTTGCGGCATACAAGCAACCCCGTTGAACTATATGGTAAGTTACCTCCATTACACTGCGAACAGCCACAAGTGGAATCAGTAGGCAGACAAGCACTAACGCATCTACAACCCTGTAATGGTTTCAGAGAACTTAGTGGCTTCAGGTATTTGACCTCAGAAATATAGGTGAAAAGGCCCGGTCCTTTCTCACTGTTAACATCATTGACAAGACACACCGGGAGATACTCAGCACCAGATGATAGATCAGGGTGTAGAACATTGCCTCTAGTGTCTGGATTCGCTACCCATTTTCGTGACATCTTCCAGATTGCAAATCCCTCAGGCTGTCCCGGTTCCCGCACCAGCTTGTACTTGAAGCAATTGATACCAGCTCTTGTTCTCTCCTTCCAGGACTCATGAATCTTATAGAGGCCATCATACATATAAATCTTCCCAGCCAAGCAACCTGGATCTTTATATCCCCGTACAACCCGGATCACGTTCTTTCTCGACAGGCTCCTCTCAAGAGCAAGGTTACCTCTCTCAAGCTTCTGGTCATGCATATCCTCATTGTTCCTGTTATTACCTCCCGAACCGCTGTAGACTAGCGTGTCTGTggcatcatcatcattctcataAACACCTGCAGCGACAATACATATTGCCACAGAATCATCATCCCTATCACCAAACGTGGCAGTCATATAATCAATCCCAGCCATGCTAGGAGCATGCAGCCCAATAATGCTTAGCTCCATCCTGAAGTAGAAAATGTCCCCTATCTCAACTCCAGGGACACCTCCGATCCTCCTCCCAGCGTTAGCCCTAAGATTCTTGGCATTCATGATGGCAGAAGCCTTAAGGTCTGCACGTTTGCCAGTCTCTTGCGCCTCATCCAACTGAAGATGCCTACGCCGCAGTGCCTCGAAGGTCATGAGAACCTCCTCCACAACCTCCCTGGGATCGCTGGACGAATGGGGCTCCAAGGTAAACTCATGGTCAGTACCAGCCATCCTGTTAGAGGACTTATGCCGCTTGATCTTCACTCCACTATTGCTGTCACTGCCCAAACCACCACTCGTCCTATATCCACTTAGGCGGTATGGCCTCTTGATTGCTCGCCCAGATGCTGATGTCTGGTTGACAGCGTAATCATCATCATCGttgtcgtcatcgtcatcatccagTTGTATGACATTTGGCGTCTTAGGCTTGTAAGCTGCGAGAGGGGTGGCGTAAATTGGTGTGCCAGCACTGGCGCCTGCATTCGTAGGTGGCGGCGTCGGCTTGCAAACTGAGATAGGGGTGGCATCAATTGGCACGTCAGCACTGGCGCCTGCATTTGAAGTCCCATTGGCAGCAGTCTTGCCTCCATAAACAGCAGACTGGCCACCAAAACCTGTAGCATGGCCACCATTCCCAGCAGACTGGCCACAAAAACCTGTAGCCTGGCCTCCACTCCCAGCAGGCTGGCCACCAAAACCGGCAGCATGGCCTCCATTACCAGACTGGCCACCAAAACCTGTAGCCTGGGCATTGGACGAAGCAGGCCGCCCTCCAGCAGCATCTTGTGCACCGAAAGCAGAGAATGACCTGAGCCCAGGAAACTGCCCAGCTGTAGTGACAAACACCATGGGCGGGGTGCCGGGGCTGGACGGCTGGTTGAAGGTGTTGACCCCCAGCGGCGCCGGGAACATCGGAGACAGGGTCCTCAGGGGCTTGATGTCCAGCACATCCTGGTCAGGCGTCGGCACGAAACTCGATGGCCGGCTCATCTCGGCTCGTCGCAGCTGGACCCCTGCATCATCAAACAAGTACTAGCAGAGTCAGTGTCCGTGAGTTACCCCTAGCCGTGCGGGGAAAATGTAAAGTTTCGGTTTTTCCGCGGCCTCGGAAGCCGCCATAGCTCGAAATGGAAGAATCAGAGGAAAACCCGAAAGACAGTAGTAGATGACATCGATTCTGCAGCCATAGAGATGGTAATCGCGGAGTAAAGCAAGAATCAATCGAACTACCCGAGGAGGGATTGTTGGAGGAAACCCTAGGACGCCCTCTCCCCAGCCCGGTAAACCCCAATCCGGCCGCCGCCTACCAGGTTCGTCAAAAAATGGGGTTTTTGCGGGTTGGGGGCGGAGAGATCCCCACGGACCAGCGGGAGACTCCAAAAAAACACCAAGAACTACGGGGAGCTTCGCTCTCCGTGTGGAGAAGGGCTCACCTTGGCGAGAATCCGGGGCTTTGGCGTGCAGATTCTACGAGGCGGGGGAATCCATGGGCGGCGGGAGGCGGGCAGAGCTGTTCTAAACTTGGCAGGAGGGGAAATTTGGGTGTGGACTACGGTCTGTGGAGTGTGGGTGTGGGTGGGGAGTTTATTTGGGCCTGTGGGAAATGCCGAGGCACGGTGGGTAGCCACTAGTTCGTTCTCGTCCGTTGGATCGACGAACCGACGCGCCAGATGTGATGTCGTAGAACGTCTGAACGGGCTTCTCGCGTGCGTGTCTTGTAGGAGACAGGTCCGTGTGTGGGCATTCGGTCATGACCGAAAATTCGGTTTTTGTATTTCGGTCTATTTTAAATTCGGTCAGAAAAAAATGAAGACCGAAATATATTTGTTACTTTTACTACCCGACAAATTCGGGTACCCAATAATTCGGGTTCgggttcggtcatgaccgaacaATGTGGCCGACGTTGTCAACGCAAAACTTAGACATTATTTAGTAAAATGTTGGCTACATTTTAGATGTATTTTGGATgttttttcattgcatatattattATCAATTGGCACGAATAAATGTTCAAAAATCTAAACAAAAATGTAACAACGCTGGAGAATTTTGTGAACATTCAACAATATCACATCTCAGGCATGTCACAAAATTTAAAGATCGGGATAGTCTTACGTAAAATTCGGTCAGTTCGGTCTATTCGGTTACTCAGAACAAAATGACCGAATTGATCAAACTTAATTCGGTCTATAAAATTTTCTACCCAATATTTTATCGGTCATTTCGGTCTCGGTCATTTCGGGTTCGGTCTCGGTCTTTTCGGTTTCGGTCTTCGGTCATCGGTTTTTTTGCCCACCGTGACGTGTGTGTGTCTGGGGGAATTTTTGCGAGTACTCTGCACGGTACATTTTTCTCTTGCATACAATTTTCTCTTTCAACAAAACTTTCTTATTTTTTTTAACATCAAACAAAGGCCTTGagagcaagtttaatagtatAGCCAGCTGCTGGCTACAAGCCATGTGCCATATCATTTGTAGCTAGCATAGAGCCAACATgtataatagtgagctataatCATGTACTACTTTATTAATGGGTGGCccacatttcactctcacaaagtgcctaggagcacgtgctagagctggctcttgcatgagagcccactcctcttctctctcctcctctctctcctccaactaagcatgaatatattattttaacccttatagccagctgactaggacttattatACTTGCTCTGAGAGGCCTAGAAGCTGCATTAATATAAGGCGGGTACAATGGAGAggccttcttgttggtttcccctcaatggagatggcatcgtctgcaataagtgatcttcggcttttcgttcggcgacgagatcttcttcccggcgtcaatggtggttttgaacaatcacaattttctaggtatgggcctcCGGATCTTGCTTCGTGTAGGATAACgttacatagaaaacaaaaaatttcctaccgcgaacacgcaatccaagctaagatgcaatctagaagacggtagcaacgaggggatgatcgagactcaccattgaagatttccaaagcctacaagatgaggctcttgttgctgcggtagacgttcacttgccgcttgcaaaagcgcgtagaagatcttgatcacggcgccacaaacgggcagcacctccgtactcggtcacacgttcggttgttgatgaagacgacgtccacctccccgttccagcgggcagcggaagtagtagctcctcttgaatccggcagcacgacggcgtggtgtcagtggtggtggagaatcccggcggagcttcgctaagcgtgcggggaagaaggaggagtagggcggctagggtttggggagaagggggcgccgaccactatggggtgcggccaccttgtggtgtttgggttggccggccccctccccttggccctcattatataggtggaacacccaagagttggtctacaagtcttcgaataagaccccaaaccaaaaccttccatatcacatgaaacctacccaagctaggactcccactagaggtgggattcccaccttcccttgggagggggtggccggccaccataggtggagtccacctgggactccaccccctagggttggccggccatggtggtggagtccctgatacgtctccgacgtatcgataatttcttatgttccatgccacattattgatgatatctacatgttttatgcatactttatgtcatatttatgcattttccggaactaacctattgacgagatgccgaagggccgcttctgtcattgtttttggtttcagaaatcctagtaaggaaatattctcggaatcggacgaaatcaacgcccagcatcttagaatccccggaagcatccagaacacccgagagccgccagagaggggacacaggccccccagatgataggccggcgcggcccaggggtggcccgcgcccccctgtggtgacaccgcctcgttgaccctctgacgccgcctttccgcctacttaaagcctccgtcgcgaaaaccctatgacgatcgacgaaacccgcaaaaaccttccagagccgccgccattgcgaagccaagatctgggggacaggagtctctgttccggcacgtcgccgggacggggaagtgcccccggaaggcttctccatcgacaccaccgccatcttcatcaacgctgctgtctcccatgaggagggagtagttctccatcgaggctaagggctgtaccggtagctatgtggttcatctctctcctatgtacttcaatacaatgatctcatgagctgccttacatgattgagatccatatgatgatgattgtaatctagatgtcgttatgctagtcaagtgaattttacttatgtgatctccggagactccttgtcccacgtgtgtaaaggtgacagtgtgtgcaccgtgtgggtctcttaggctatatttcacagaatacttattcactgttatgaatggcatagtgaagtgcttatttatatccctttatgattgcaatatgttttgtatcactattcatctatgtgctactctagtgatgttattaaagtactctattcctccttcatgatgtaatggtgacagtgtgtgcatcatgtagtacttggcgtagtttatgattatgatctcttgtagattatgaagttaactattactatgatggtattaatgtgatctattcctcctctcatagtatgaaggtgacagtgtgcatgctatgtgttgtcgtcagaaacccaccggcgggcagcaacgggcaacaccgtagagccgggaacaacctagagctgcggctggctgaggtccctccgagcgacggcccgcaaagccttctggtcacacgtccgatgctgattgcaagggcgtgccacctgacctatacctggtcaggaaggtgatggagatgcctcgcttagtttcctgcatggcatacacgtaaacattaaatacgagcctcgatcggctctcaggttatcctgtgaatcggctcaaggagccgatccacccatgattcgtacggggtgcacgaatatatggtggtcctgcttgatcaagataaagctaatgagatctacgacgatttagggttttcaccgcataatcggatcatcctactccaggttgggcctcgcggccacgcacggtgatcgtaagccgatcctaaacaaggcctaaaaaccaacacgaagttgatccccggaacatcctgtttaggactagcgaacgacaccctacgtgccgctggatcctccccccctttgtaaggcctaactattgcagatattaaactaatccttgtagaacaaggagcaatcgtaaaggatcagatctactaaataatgatcaagcggggtgccgcccccacacctaagataggtgtgagggcggctagacatgcaagggttgcactacgatagcatgttacacgaagaactatgctaaccctaacacatctatgataactacgttgctcgccatcaacaaggcttcagt
Coding sequences within it:
- the LOC127344866 gene encoding histone-lysine N-methyltransferase, H3 lysine-9 specific SUVH1; the protein is MSRPSSFVPTPDQDVLDIKPLRTLSPMFPAPLGVNTFNQPSSPGTPPMVFVTTAGQFPGLRSFSAFGAQDAAGGRPASSNAQATGFGGQSGNGGHAAGFGGQPAGSGGQATGFCGQSAGNGGHATGFGGQSAVYGGKTAANGTSNAGASADVPIDATPISVCKPTPPPTNAGASAGTPIYATPLAAYKPKTPNVIQLDDDDDDNDDDDYAVNQTSASGRAIKRPYRLSGYRTSGGLGSDSNSGVKIKRHKSSNRMAGTDHEFTLEPHSSSDPREVVEEVLMTFEALRRRHLQLDEAQETGKRADLKASAIMNAKNLRANAGRRIGGVPGVEIGDIFYFRMELSIIGLHAPSMAGIDYMTATFGDRDDDSVAICIVAAGVYENDDDATDTLVYSGSGGNNRNNEDMHDQKLERGNLALERSLSRKNVIRVVRGYKDPGCLAGKIYMYDGLYKIHESWKERTRAGINCFKYKLVREPGQPEGFAIWKMSRKWVANPDTRGNVLHPDLSSGAEYLPVCLVNDVNSEKGPGLFTYISEVKYLKPLSSLKPLQGCRCVSACLPTDSTCGCSQCNGGNLPYSSTGLLVCRKPMIYECGESCLCSVNCRNRVTQKGAKIHFEVFRTENRGWGLRSWDPIRAGSFICEYVGEVIDDEKFSLDDSKDDYLFQTVCPGRKTLKWNYGPELIGEQSANVSPDTFEPLPIKISAKKMGNISRFMNHSCAPNAFWQPVQFDHGDDGHPHIMFFALKHIPPMTELTYDYGEIGADSSGIGSPRAKSCLCGSSNCRGYFC